The Caldisericia bacterium DNA segment CTTTCCTTCCTTAACTATAATTGCTCCAACAGGAATTTCTCCCTCTTTGTAAGCCTTCCTTGCCTCTTGAAGTGCAATGCGCATATATTCCTCATCCATTGTATTATAATAATAGCATGTATGATTATACAAAGAGAAAGGTAGACTATGAAGTTATCTCAAGAAGAGAGAATCCTTTTTATGTGGAAGAATATATAAAATATGAATCACCCTACAGATACAAAAAATACAAAGAGACAAACTTCATATATTCCTATCTTTTTACTCCTAAAGGCAGAGTGAAAGGGAACTTACTATTTTTACATGGAATGGGTGATAAAAATTTAAAATTCCTTCTCTACTTTCCAAAAGAGCTTGCAAAAAGGGGCATAAGGACTCTTGCTATGATACTCCCATATCACTTTGATAGAACACCAAAAGGAATGAGAAGTGGGGAGTATATTCTCAAAGGGAATATCTTGAGAAACTTTGAATTCTGTGTTGTGGACACAAGATTCTCCTTTGATCTCTTAAGAGAACTTGGAGATGAACCTTTATCTATCATGGGTGTGAGTTTTGGTGGAATGATAGCCACCATCGCCATGGCTTTTGAAA contains these protein-coding regions:
- a CDS encoding alpha/beta hydrolase family protein; the protein is MYDYTKRKVDYEVISRRENPFYVEEYIKYESPYRYKKYKETNFIYSYLFTPKGRVKGNLLFLHGMGDKNLKFLLYFPKELAKRGIRTLAMILPYHFDRTPKGMRSGEYILKGNILRNFEFCVVDTRFSFDLLRELGDEPLSIMGVSFGGMIATIAMAFEKDVKKGILVVTGGNFYYTTWESVVTKVLRKSYEEDKTCSKEKCFEIHKGFKDFIDSIKSVNEINEDMGVKDCFLYDPLTFAKFLKDREILMFGAMFDMFIPKESTLSLW